ctctctctttctgcctgtctttctctttatctcctaccccccctcctctctctccctctctttcactctcaatctctccatctctctctgtctgcttgtctttctctttatctcctaaccacccttcccccctctctctctctctcttctgtatctCTGACATGATATTTATCACTCGCGTGCGTATGACGGGCAGGAATGTAAAATCTAAATCAGATTCAGGAGAACGTGTTTGCCATACAAATTGCCTCGCTGAGCCAAAAGCAATTGATTGCAAACATGTCCAAGCGTGTATCTATGTGTTTTGAGCTCACGcgcgctttgtctgtctgtctgtctgtctgtcagtctatctatctatctatctatctatctatctatctatctatctatctatgtgtgtatgagcgtgtgtgtgtgtatttatgtgtgtgtttgtcaatgagagaaagagaggggacttaaagagagagagagagagagagagagagagacagagacagagagagaaagagagagacagagacagacagagagaatgcaagaagcagacaggctggcaggcaCTAGGTAtataaacggtgtgtgtgtgtgtatatgtgtatgtatgtgtgtgtgtatgtatgtgcgtgcgtgtgtgtgtgcgtgtgtgtgtatgtctgtgtgtgtctgcgtgtgtgtgtgtgtgtgtgtgtgtgtgtgtgtgtgtgtgtgtgtgtgtgtgtgtgcgtgtgtgtgggggtgtttgtgtgtgtatgtctctatgtgtgtgcgtgtgtgtgtgtgttttttttttgtgtgtgtgtgtgtggacaagtgaAACGTTTGGACAGGGAAAGGAAAGGAATAtggacaaaccaaccaaccaaccaaccaacccacaaaaTGGAAACACAGGAAGGAGGATGGTGGGGTTAGCAGCAACACACTAACAGAAACCGTGCCACAATCATGCAGTCCTTTCGGGTCGTCACACACACTGGAGGTGGTGAGAAGAGTTGAGAGAGTGCGTcagggataggggtggtggtggagtgtgtagtgtgtgtgtgtgtgtgtgcgtgtgtgtgtgtgtgtgtgtgtgtgtgtgtgtgtgtatgtgtgtgtgtgtgtgtgtgtgtgtgtgtgtgtgtgtgtgagtgcaggaaGTCCGAAATCCACGTGAAAATCGTAACTGCAAATcttgagaaagtgagagattaCTCAGGGCTGGAGTTTCGTTGAAACGTGACAAAAGGCGTAAAACCTCTTCCTCTttccatggctgtgtgtgtgtgtgtgtgtgtgtgtgtgctgaaaatcaGACATCTACATGTAAACCATACTTATAACTTtccaggagaaagagagagaaacagacaagactcAGGCTGGATTTGAAcgcatattgattttttttttttaatatatatactttgtagtgtgtgcatgtgaaatacCGACAtccgagacagaaagaaaaaaaactgtagaAAGGAGAAAGACGTTTGCAACTCACTGTTCATATTTTTTTTGATATTGTTGCGAACTTGCCAAAAACTAAGGCGCTGAGTTTCAGTTTAAAGGAACATTTTTTTGCGCATGTgacgatcttttttctttctttctttctttttctttttgaaagaaaAGGTTTCGTTTCAAGCACGGAAGAGAAAATGACGGTGAAAATGGTGGTGTTCCGCTTTGGGGTGATTTTGTTGTTCCATGTCGCTTTCCTCGTGACACTGTTTGTGCCGCCATGCGACACCGAGTTCTCTTCAACTGGGGTCTCTTCCTCCCAAGTGCCGTCATACCCCGAAGAGTTTTCTTCGTCAGAAGACCGCAAGCTGGATGAAaaggctgctgctactactactactactactgctactactaccaataacagTAGCAGCCACAACGAAACCGACCTCCCACAAAAAAGGGTCAACAACGAAACGCAGAACAACATCATCGACTTCCCCGCACAGCTACGAGAAAAGATTAACAACGACCCCATCCAGCCGTCTGCTTCAGCTCTGAGGAAAATTCGACATATCCATGGTGGTGTTGATCCCTATTTtcccagcaacaacgacaacaaggacaaggtcaataacaacaataatgatgataataatgacagcagcagcagcagcggcgacaacaacaacagcaccgtaCGCGGGAAACGAGCCATGGTGCTGAGCACGGCCAGGCCCACCATCCGCCACTGTGTCCAGGCCCAGGTGGAGGGGTCCGGGTTCCCCCCGGGGAAGACCCTCCTGCACGTGGCGGTCTTTGCCCCTTACCTGCACCGCTTCATCTTCACCATCGAGCGCGTGCTGCCGGCCGTGCACGTGGCGGAGGACTACATCAAGGAGCGGGGCCTGCTGTCTGGGTACCGCTTCCACTGGCTGCCGGGGGACTCCCGCTGCAACTCCAGGGACGCCGCCATGCACGCCTTCGACGCGGTGACGCGCTACAAGGTGGCGCTCTTCCTCGGCCCCGTCTGCGACTTCAGCCTGGCCCCCGTCGCCCGCTACGCCCCATACTGGAACATCCCCATCATCGGGCCCGGCGGCTTCGCCCACAACTTCGGCGAGAAGCTGAAAGGCAGCGAAGGAGCCGAGTACCCGCTGCTGACCAGGATGGGCACCACGTTCAACTCCATGGCGCTGACCTTCATCGACTTTTTCCGCCACTTCGGCTGGGGCAAGGTGAGGATTCTGTACGACTCGCACACGAGGAACGAGATCGTGCCGAGGTTCTGTCACCTGGCCGGTGGTGCCTTGGGGTCTTACCTGCGCAACGACCGGCGGCTCAAGTTCGACCTGTACCAGCTGCTCGAGTACTCCAACGAGTTCGTGACCCGCACGCTGGAGGACGAGCTGGGCACGGAGTATTCGGGTgagttgttggtgtgtgtatgtgtgtgtgtgtgtgtgtgtgtgtgtgtgttatttttgttgttgttgttgttgttgttgttgttgttgtgtgtggttgtgtgtgtgttgttgttgttgttgtgtgtgtgttcttctttctttctttcttttctatttttcttttatttaatatTTGCTTCTTGTGGCTTTGtggtgttatgtgatgtgatgtggtgtggtggagcaATGTGTggattagttgtgtgtgtgtgtgtgtgtgtgtgtgtgtgtgtgtggatgtggatgtctgcgtgagtgcgtgcgtgtgtattattAGCGTTgccatctattcattttttttttttttttggtttgggtgtggggtgtgctgtggtgttgtgtggggtgtggcgaagtgttgtgttttgttgtgctgtggtggtgtatgttgtgtgttattgcggtgcggtgtggtgcggtgcggtgcggtggagtgtgttgttgtgttgtgcggtgttaTGTGTCGTTATGTTGGagcgaggtgtggtgtgtggtgttgtgttgtagtgtgttatggtgcggtgcggtgcggtggtgtgtggtgcggtgcggtgtggtgtggtgtggtgtggtgggttgtgtgtggtgtggtgtggtggattgtgtgtggtgcggtgttgtgttgtgttgtgtccgtgttgtACTGCGCTGCGCGTTGAGGatacgttgcgttgcgtttattagatggtggtggtggcggtggtggtggttttagtttaattattcatttatttatgtgtgtgtgtgtgtgtgtgcgtgtgtgtgtgtgtgtgtgtgtgtgtgtgtgtgtgtgtgtgtgtctctctgtcactctcactctgtgtctctctttctctgtgtttctgtgtgtgtgtctctgtctctctgtgtctctctctctccgtttctctctgtctgtgcatgtgtgtgtgcgtgtgtgtgtgtgtgcgtgtgtgtgtgtgtgcgtgcgtgtgtgtgtgtgtttgctaaatAATACGTGTACCTGTTTTGTGTGGAATACTGTTGCAAAGTGTCCTGATCTGGTGTGCGATGCAGGCACTGTGCTATTCCTTGAGGGTTTtcaaaaaagggtggcgatggCTGATTACCTGAGCTCTTAGAGCTGAGAGAAACGggtgctatacaaatgtacattctcctcctccttcttctcctcctcctcctgctgcttcttctccttcttcttcttcttcttagtgttattatcaccattatcaataCTATTACTATGCTCATCTTTGCCAGCAAACAACAAAACGTTTTGCGtcatataataatcatcattggATTTGCTCTGTTTTAGCTGAAGTGACAAAATAGattaccctcccacccctccagcctttcaacccccacccccaaccccaaccccaaccccatcgAAACTGCGGTCTTGCCGTTTCACCTTCTTATTAGCAACGGATAGTAGCTAACCTACTCTGCTAAAGTACACGGGAACCTGTGATATGACTGGATGACAAGGGAGGCTATCGGGACGGCAGATGAGGAagtgggaggcgggggaggggggtgcggggtgggggtgggggtagatggagttgggggagggtgggggggagtattATGGGGATTAATTTAGGACGGCAGTCTGCTCCATAGCTCCACCTCGCATCAACAGACCTCTTTGTCGGCGGACCGAGAGTTTATGTCAATAGACCCCCCCGATCCATAGACCGCCATCCGTTTATAGGTAGGTATGTAGATAGACCCATAGACTATCTCCTGGCCGGCCCTACATTTGACCATTTTCTTGCTGACGGGGGATGTGTGTTTTGTCTGAAGGATGGTAAGTATGTACGTGTTAGTAgaccatcttcttctttcttgatgCTGGTAGGAGAACGTGTCCAAGAAGGGAAATGacgaccagtttcagtttcagtagctcaaggaggcgtcactgcgttcggacaaatccatatacgccacaccacatctgccaagcggatgcctgaccagcagcgtgacccaacgcgcttttagtcaggccttgagaaaaaaaaaagtgaataaataatagataaatacattaaaaagaagaagaagaaaaaaaaagaactaccaataatgatatgtataaggcggaaaaaattgatgaagtcaactataagcgtacataaatgaataaataataattttattaaaaagaaatgaccagaaaaaaaaaagaaacgaccacaaaaaacaaccaaaaaagaaacacacaaacaaacaaaaaaccccaaacaagaacaccacgaccacaaccactaccacaagaacaagagcaagaactactaccactactactgctgctattactactactactacgactacgactactactaatactactgatgCGGAGAATGATTGGATTCatgtaatgttgat
The sequence above is drawn from the Babylonia areolata isolate BAREFJ2019XMU chromosome 26, ASM4173473v1, whole genome shotgun sequence genome and encodes:
- the LOC143300804 gene encoding atrial natriuretic peptide receptor 3-like, whose translation is MVLSTARPTIRHCVQAQVEGSGFPPGKTLLHVAVFAPYLHRFIFTIERVLPAVHVAEDYIKERGLLSGYRFHWLPGDSRCNSRDAAMHAFDAVTRYKVALFLGPVCDFSLAPVARYAPYWNIPIIGPGGFAHNFGEKLKGSEGAEYPLLTRMGTTFNSMALTFIDFFRHFGWGKVRILYDSHTRNEIVPRFCHLAGGALGSYLRNDRRLKFDLYQLLEYSNEFVTRTLEDELGTEYSGTVLFLEGFQKRVAMADYLSS